The following proteins are encoded in a genomic region of Brachypodium distachyon strain Bd21 chromosome 1, Brachypodium_distachyon_v3.0, whole genome shotgun sequence:
- the LOC100832519 gene encoding EPIDERMAL PATTERNING FACTOR-like protein 2 isoform X2 — protein MDHLFLLLLLALLLASAHAAFHADAAAFTEERSIAGIRGMIGSRPPSCAGRCRSCGHCEAVQVPISPEELRKKKGQGGDRKRKEQEELGRHGSQAAVVGAGRTMPSSYDDHSNYKPLSWRCKCGRLILSP, from the exons ATGGACCATCTTTTCCTGCTCCTGCTACTGGCTCTCCTCCTCGCTTCCGCTCACGCCGCCTTCcatgccgacgccgccgccttcacTGAG GAAAGGAGCATTGCAGGGATCAGAGGCATGATAGGGTCGAGGCCGCCGAGCTGCGCGGGGAGGTGCAGGTCGTGTGGGCACTGCGAGGCGGTGCAGGTGCCCATATCCCCTGAGGAGCTGCGCAAGAAGAAGGGCCAAGGAGGCGaccggaagaggaaggagcaggaggagcttGGGCGCCATGGCAGCCAAGCAGCTGTTGTAGGTGCAGGAAGAACAATGCCTTCGTCCTACGACGACCACTCCAACTACAAGCCACTGAGCTGGAGATGCAAGTGTGGGCGCTTGATATTGAGCCCATGA
- the LOC100832519 gene encoding EPIDERMAL PATTERNING FACTOR-like protein 2 isoform X1 yields MDHLFLLLLLALLLASAHAAFHADAAAFTEVSVEERSIAGIRGMIGSRPPSCAGRCRSCGHCEAVQVPISPEELRKKKGQGGDRKRKEQEELGRHGSQAAVVGAGRTMPSSYDDHSNYKPLSWRCKCGRLILSP; encoded by the exons ATGGACCATCTTTTCCTGCTCCTGCTACTGGCTCTCCTCCTCGCTTCCGCTCACGCCGCCTTCcatgccgacgccgccgccttcacTGAGGTCAGTGTGGAG GAAAGGAGCATTGCAGGGATCAGAGGCATGATAGGGTCGAGGCCGCCGAGCTGCGCGGGGAGGTGCAGGTCGTGTGGGCACTGCGAGGCGGTGCAGGTGCCCATATCCCCTGAGGAGCTGCGCAAGAAGAAGGGCCAAGGAGGCGaccggaagaggaaggagcaggaggagcttGGGCGCCATGGCAGCCAAGCAGCTGTTGTAGGTGCAGGAAGAACAATGCCTTCGTCCTACGACGACCACTCCAACTACAAGCCACTGAGCTGGAGATGCAAGTGTGGGCGCTTGATATTGAGCCCATGA
- the LOC100834852 gene encoding bisdemethoxycurcumin synthase — protein MTASCVASATQQIREAQRADGPASVLAIGTANPAICVRQDEYADYYFRLANAEHLTKLKSKLNRICQSSGIEKRYFHHTEEMLGGHPELTDRKLPSLDTRMRILATAVPELAAAAAGKAIAEWGRPATDITHLVVSTSSGAHVPGADLRVASLLGLAPTVRRAMLYLSACNGGSTALRLAKDMAENNRGARVLVACAELTLVWLRAPDGDADSDTIIMQALFGDGAGAVIVGADPELVQGVERPIFEMLGAWETVIPESEHVATGRLGEDGVVFRPSVELPSLVRANIERCVADALAPLGLSGGDWKDLFWAVHPGGRAILDGVEAELRLGPEKLAASRHVLTEYGNMSGPTVVFVLDEIRRRHDEHAEGRHGLGVMLGIGPGITVETMVLRATGGKFTTK, from the exons ATGACGGCAAGCTGCGTTGCTAGCGCGACCCAGCAGATCCGGGAGGCGCAGCGCGCGGACGGACCGGCCTCCGTGCTTGCCATCGGCACGGCGAACCCAGCCATCTGCGTGCGGCAGGACGAGTACGCCGACTACTACTTCCGCCTCGCCAACGCAGAGCACCTCACCAAGCTCAAATCCAAGCTCAACAGAATCT GTCAAAGCTCGGGCATCGAGAAGCGCTACTTCCACCACACGGAGGAGATGCTGGGAGGCCACCCCGAGCTCACGGACCGGAAGCTGCCATCCCTGGACACCCGGATGCGCATTCTTGccaccgccgtccccgagctcgcggcggccgccgcgggcaAGGCGATCGCCGAGTGGGGCCGCCCGGCAACGGACATCACCCACCTCGTCGTCAGCACGTCCTCCGGCGCGCACGTGCCGGGCGCCGACCTCCGCGTCGCGTCCCTCCTGGGCCTGGCCCCCACCGTCCGCCGCGCCATGCTCTACCTCAGCGCTTGCAACGGCGGCTCCACCGCGCTCCGCCTCGCCAAGGACATGGCCGAGAACAaccgcggcgcgcgcgtcctCGTCGCCTGCGCTGAGCTCACCCTCGTCTGGCTCCGCGCGCCCGACGGCGATGCCGATAGCGACACGATTATCATGCAAGCCCTGTTCGGCGACGGCGCTGGGGCCgtgatcgtcggcgccgacCCCGAACTCGTCCAAGGCGTCGAGCGCCCGATTTTCGAGATGCTGGGCGCGTGGGAGACAGTGATTCCGGAGTCCGAGCACGTCGCGACGGGACGGCTCGGCGAGGACGGGGTCGTCTTCCGCCCTTCCGTGGAGCTGCCGTCGCTGGTCCGAGCGAACATCGAGCGGTGCGTGGCTGACGCGCTGGCGCCGCTCGGCTTGAGCGGCGGTGACTGGAAGGACCTTTTCTGGGCGGTGCATCCAGGCGGGCGGGCGATCTTGGACGGCGtcgaggcggagctccggtTGGGGCCCGAGAAGCTGGCGGCGAGCCGCCACGTGCTGACCGAGTACGGGAACATGTCCGGACCGACCGTGGTATTCGTGCTGGACGAGATACGGCGACGCCATGACGAACACGCGGAGGGACGCCACGGTCTGGGTGTGATGCTGGGGATCGGACCGGGGATTACGGTTGAGACGATGGTGCTGCGCGCCACCGGTGGCAAATTCACCACCAAATAA
- the LOC100835292 gene encoding uncharacterized protein LOC100835292 isoform X1 — protein sequence MATAAPGPASSCCAMRRSAGSSPFKPADCPHRSSSVSKSGGVCGCLASPRRSFGEKENEQQEKGARTPKARASGVKNFMAPTISATSKAVAASASPRKKVLGERNEQTHLLAPSSPRDLAHKPKGPPDAGPARRLRLSFDGAAPAPLATASEASYGGEDTRMENPACGNHHHVAADLVDAEPSQAAVYDPKTNYTSPRPRFLHYKPNPRIEMYRHGGSGVRRLEEGFSSESSEETDTTTTEEDELAEEEQKQVQQPKHLLEEPSPLASPSAVGDAAAVHSPEEPAPGSPMTPVPISEPTPTSPRARALAREPRAISPQARALTPELELGLSSGQAPAKRSLPRFLLAAGLILFMAAAFVSVPLPPDSPVMSNAALSKVTNFLSVQELHPVELAAWLKQWSSSSLDSITSYWEALAFRQEQEFFGPHFAANLSAASSADTDHGPDFYYNFAETISMPSEEPFGNKELKIQDFVSASNTVLTAEAEGDVVVEEESNDDDAVEEEAIDDDASYNYNVAKELDVEVISEEAPGSYGEVEELDEEIAEEAQASYGEEMASFSQNLNIPSQSTREPEQIENLEEQDVETDESEEDHANVKEEQEAYRASESDSSIWSGYLDKISKPAAVGVALAAVIVLSTGVAALYMRKKQVQVPTNANTPPSENLEQTAAQSGSGSSEVHLNKSSQFQSSKMEEPERFGNSGFSQYSSSLSSGHGKRRKAKEEESLSLEPMSKRESYSTSSYGSFTTYEKISAKKRNKEDEAMTPVRRSSRLRNVKAPEA from the exons ATGGCAACCGCAGCTCCGGGACCGGCGAGCTCGTGCTGCGCCATGCGAAGGAGCGCTGGCTCCAGTCCTTTCAAGCCCGCCG ATTGTCCGCACAGAAGCTCGTCCGTGTccaagagcggcggcgtcTGCGGGTGCCTCGCGTCGCCGCGGAGGTCCTTCGGCGAGAAGGAGAACGAGCAGCAGGAAAAGGGGGCTAGGACACCCAAGGCACGAGCCAGCGGCGTGAAGAACTTCATGGCGCCAACCATTTCCGCCACATCCAAAGCCGTcgcggcctccgcctcgccgaggaagaaggtgcTCGGGGAGCGCAACGAGCAGACGCACCTCCTCGCCCCCTCGTCCCCTCGCGACCTCGCGCACAAGCCCAAGGGACCGCCCGATGCGGGTCCCGCACGCCGTCTGCGTCTCTCCTTCGACGGGGCGGCTCCCGCCCCTCTCGCCACCGCGTCCGAGGCCTCGTACGGTGGGGAGGACACGAGGATGGAGAATCCTGCGTGCGGGAATCACCACCACGTGGCCGCTGATTTGGTGGATGCAGAGCCATCTCAGGCGGCTGTGTACGACCCCAAGACGAACTACACATCGCCAAGGCCTCGGTTCCTGCACTACAAGCCCAACCCTCGCATTGAGATGTATCGGCACGGTGGCAGTGGCGTTAGGCGGCTCGAGGAGGGCTTCTCCTCCGAGAGCAGCGAGGAAACCGACACCACTACCACGGAGGAGGATGAGCTAGCGGAGGAGGAACAAAAGCAAGTGCAGCAGCCAAAACACTTGCTGGAGGAGCCATCTCCTTTGGCATCTCCATCTGCGGTCGGAGATGCAGCGGCTGTTCACTCTCCGGAGGAGCCTGCACCGGGTTCACCGATGACTCCTGTACCAATATCGGAGCCCACGCCGACTTCCCCGCGTGCTCGCGCCTTAGCGCGGGAGCCTAGGGCGATTTCTCCGCAAGCTCGTGCACTTACTCCGGAGCTGGAGCTTGGATTGAGCTCCGGGCAAGCTCCAGCCAAGAGGTCTCTGCCGAGATTCCTGCTAGCTGCTGGTTTGATTCTATTCATGGCTGCTGCTTTTGTGTctgtgccgctgccgccagaCTCTCCGGTCATGTCAAACGCCGCCTTGTCCAAGGTGACAAACTTTCTTTCAGTTCAAGAATTGCACCCTGTGGAGTTGGCTGCTTGGTTGAAACAATGGTCAAGCAGTTCGTTGGATTCGATCACATCCTACTGGGAGGCTCTTGCTTTTAGGCAAGAACAAGAGTTTTTTGGTCCTCACTTTGCAGCGAATTTGAGTGCCGCATCATCTGCGGATACGGACCATGGTCCTGATTTCTACTACAATTTTGCTGAAACAATATCAATGCCAAGTGAAGAACCTTTTGGTAACAAGGAATTGAAGATCCAGGATTTTGTTTCAGCAAGCAATACAGTCTTAACTGCAGAGGCAGAAGGTGATGTTGTAGTGGAAGAAGAAtcaaatgatgatgatgcagtggaagaagaagcaatCGATGATGATGCATCATACAACTACAATGTAGCAAAGGAGCTTGATGTTGAAGTAATATCAGAAGAGGCTCCAGGTAGCTATGGTGAGGTAGAGGAACTTGATGAGGAGATAGCAGAAGAAGCTCAAGCTAGCTATGGTGAAGAGATGGCATCTTTCAGTCAGAATTTGAATATCCCCTCTCAGTCCACTAGAGAGCCTGAGCAAATTGAGAATCTGGAAGAGCAAGATGTTGAAACTGATGAGTCTGAGGAAGATCATGCTAATGTCAAGGAAGAGCAGGAGGCATATCGTGCTTCAGAGTCGGATTCGAGTATATGGTCAGGCTATTTGGACAAAATATCAAAGCCTGCTGCAGTAGGTGTTGCTCTTGCTGCTGTTATTGTTCTGTCAACTGGTGTGGCCGCCCTTTACATGAGGAAGAAGCAAGTTCAGGTTCCCACAAATGCCAATACACCACCATCTGAGAATCTGGAACAGACCGCGGCTCAATCTGGTTCAGGGAGCAGTGAGGTTCATCTTAACAAGTCTTCACAATTTCAGAGTTCTAAGATGGAAGAACCTGAAAGATTTGGTAACTCTGGTTTTTCTCAGTATAGCAGCAGCTTATCATCTGGCCAtggcaagaggaggaaggcgaaAGAGGAAGAGAGCCTCAGTCTCGAGCCGATGTCAAAGAGGGAGTCATATTCCACATCATCCTATGGTAGTTTCACCACCTACGAGAAGATCTCTGCCAAGAAA AGGAATAAGGAGGATGAGGCGATGACCCCAGTCCGCCGTTCCAGCAGGTTGCGGAATGTTAAAGCACCAGAGGCCTAG
- the LOC100835292 gene encoding uncharacterized protein LOC100835292 isoform X2: MATAAPGPASSCCAMRRSAGSSPFKPADCPHRSSSVSKSGGVCGCLASPRRSFGEKENEQQEKGARTPKARASGVKNFMAPTISATSKAVAASASPRKKVLGERNEQTHLLAPSSPRDLAHKPKGPPDAGPARRLRLSFDGAAPAPLATASEASYGGEDTRMENPACGNHHHVAADLVDAEPSQAAVYDPKTNYTSPRPRFLHYKPNPRIEMYRHGGSGVRRLEEGFSSESSEETDTTTTEEDELAEEEQKQVQQPKHLLEEPSPLASPSAVGDAAAVHSPEEPAPGSPMTPVPISEPTPTSPRARALAREPRAISPQARALTPELELGLSSGQAPAKRSLPRFLLAAGLILFMAAAFVSVPLPPDSPVMSNAALSKVTNFLSVQELHPVELAAWLKQWSSSSLDSITSYWEALAFRQEQEFFGPHFAANLSAASSADTDHGPDFYYNFAETISMPSEEPFGNKELKIQDFVSASNTVLTAEAEGDVVVEEESNDDDAVEEEAIDDDASYNYNVAKELDVEVISEEAPGSYGEVEELDEEIAEEAQASYGEEMASFSQNLNIPSQSTREPEQIENLEEQDVETDESEEDHANVKEEQEAYRASESDSSIWSGYLDKISKPAAVGVALAAVIVLSTGVAALYMRKKQVQVPTNANTPPSENLEQTAAQSGSGSSEYSSSLSSGHGKRRKAKEEESLSLEPMSKRESYSTSSYGSFTTYEKISAKKRNKEDEAMTPVRRSSRLRNVKAPEA; the protein is encoded by the exons ATGGCAACCGCAGCTCCGGGACCGGCGAGCTCGTGCTGCGCCATGCGAAGGAGCGCTGGCTCCAGTCCTTTCAAGCCCGCCG ATTGTCCGCACAGAAGCTCGTCCGTGTccaagagcggcggcgtcTGCGGGTGCCTCGCGTCGCCGCGGAGGTCCTTCGGCGAGAAGGAGAACGAGCAGCAGGAAAAGGGGGCTAGGACACCCAAGGCACGAGCCAGCGGCGTGAAGAACTTCATGGCGCCAACCATTTCCGCCACATCCAAAGCCGTcgcggcctccgcctcgccgaggaagaaggtgcTCGGGGAGCGCAACGAGCAGACGCACCTCCTCGCCCCCTCGTCCCCTCGCGACCTCGCGCACAAGCCCAAGGGACCGCCCGATGCGGGTCCCGCACGCCGTCTGCGTCTCTCCTTCGACGGGGCGGCTCCCGCCCCTCTCGCCACCGCGTCCGAGGCCTCGTACGGTGGGGAGGACACGAGGATGGAGAATCCTGCGTGCGGGAATCACCACCACGTGGCCGCTGATTTGGTGGATGCAGAGCCATCTCAGGCGGCTGTGTACGACCCCAAGACGAACTACACATCGCCAAGGCCTCGGTTCCTGCACTACAAGCCCAACCCTCGCATTGAGATGTATCGGCACGGTGGCAGTGGCGTTAGGCGGCTCGAGGAGGGCTTCTCCTCCGAGAGCAGCGAGGAAACCGACACCACTACCACGGAGGAGGATGAGCTAGCGGAGGAGGAACAAAAGCAAGTGCAGCAGCCAAAACACTTGCTGGAGGAGCCATCTCCTTTGGCATCTCCATCTGCGGTCGGAGATGCAGCGGCTGTTCACTCTCCGGAGGAGCCTGCACCGGGTTCACCGATGACTCCTGTACCAATATCGGAGCCCACGCCGACTTCCCCGCGTGCTCGCGCCTTAGCGCGGGAGCCTAGGGCGATTTCTCCGCAAGCTCGTGCACTTACTCCGGAGCTGGAGCTTGGATTGAGCTCCGGGCAAGCTCCAGCCAAGAGGTCTCTGCCGAGATTCCTGCTAGCTGCTGGTTTGATTCTATTCATGGCTGCTGCTTTTGTGTctgtgccgctgccgccagaCTCTCCGGTCATGTCAAACGCCGCCTTGTCCAAGGTGACAAACTTTCTTTCAGTTCAAGAATTGCACCCTGTGGAGTTGGCTGCTTGGTTGAAACAATGGTCAAGCAGTTCGTTGGATTCGATCACATCCTACTGGGAGGCTCTTGCTTTTAGGCAAGAACAAGAGTTTTTTGGTCCTCACTTTGCAGCGAATTTGAGTGCCGCATCATCTGCGGATACGGACCATGGTCCTGATTTCTACTACAATTTTGCTGAAACAATATCAATGCCAAGTGAAGAACCTTTTGGTAACAAGGAATTGAAGATCCAGGATTTTGTTTCAGCAAGCAATACAGTCTTAACTGCAGAGGCAGAAGGTGATGTTGTAGTGGAAGAAGAAtcaaatgatgatgatgcagtggaagaagaagcaatCGATGATGATGCATCATACAACTACAATGTAGCAAAGGAGCTTGATGTTGAAGTAATATCAGAAGAGGCTCCAGGTAGCTATGGTGAGGTAGAGGAACTTGATGAGGAGATAGCAGAAGAAGCTCAAGCTAGCTATGGTGAAGAGATGGCATCTTTCAGTCAGAATTTGAATATCCCCTCTCAGTCCACTAGAGAGCCTGAGCAAATTGAGAATCTGGAAGAGCAAGATGTTGAAACTGATGAGTCTGAGGAAGATCATGCTAATGTCAAGGAAGAGCAGGAGGCATATCGTGCTTCAGAGTCGGATTCGAGTATATGGTCAGGCTATTTGGACAAAATATCAAAGCCTGCTGCAGTAGGTGTTGCTCTTGCTGCTGTTATTGTTCTGTCAACTGGTGTGGCCGCCCTTTACATGAGGAAGAAGCAAGTTCAGGTTCCCACAAATGCCAATACACCACCATCTGAGAATCTGGAACAGACCGCGGCTCAATCTGGTTCAGGGAGCAGTGAG TATAGCAGCAGCTTATCATCTGGCCAtggcaagaggaggaaggcgaaAGAGGAAGAGAGCCTCAGTCTCGAGCCGATGTCAAAGAGGGAGTCATATTCCACATCATCCTATGGTAGTTTCACCACCTACGAGAAGATCTCTGCCAAGAAA AGGAATAAGGAGGATGAGGCGATGACCCCAGTCCGCCGTTCCAGCAGGTTGCGGAATGTTAAAGCACCAGAGGCCTAG
- the LOC100835468 gene encoding pyruvate kinase isozyme A, chloroplastic → MATSAATSSFPSYLIPASASRRQGSHRIRASSSVEGVMDVVSEAELREKGFMGMRKTKLICTVGPACLDALPALARGGMGVARVNLCHGGREWHRAAMREVRRLNEEEGFCVSLMVDTEGSQLLVADHGGSASVKAEDRSEWLFTSKKTEKARPSTMHVNFDKFSEGILVGDELVIDGGMATFVVTEKIRNDLHCKCTDPGLLLPRAKLSFWRDRKLVERNFGLPTLSAKDWADIEFGITEGVDCIALSFVKDANDIKHLKTYLSRRSLEHIKIFAKIESLESLKNLKDIIEASDGVMVARGDLGVQIPLEQIPAIQEVIVELCRNLNKPVIVASQLLESMVEYPTPTRAEVADVSEAVRQYADAIMLSAESAIGAYPEKALSVLRAASERMESWSREENMQRLLPQYQLAIALPDRISEQICTSAVEMANNLAVDAIFVYTKHGHMASLLSRNRPNPPIFAFTDDANSRKSMNLYWGVIPLQLPLSKSMDDNFKQTIKLLKSKGSVKPGDSVLVVADSDLNQPRAASSVFQSIQVRLVD, encoded by the exons AtggccacctccgccgccactaGCTCCTTCCCTTCCTACCTGATcccggcctccgcctcccgccgccaaGGGTCTCATCGAATCCGGGCGTCCTCGTCGGTGGAGGGGGTGATGGACGTGGTATCGGAGGCGGAGCTGAGGGAGAAGGGGTTCATGGGGATGCGGAAGACGAAGCTGATTTGCACGGTGGGACCCGCGTGCCTGGATGCGCTGCCGGCGCTGGCACGCGGCGGGATGGGCGTGGCGCGGGTCAACCTctgccacggcggccgcgaATGGCACCGCGCCGCAATGCGCGAGGTGCGGAGGCTCAACGAGGAGGAGGGTTTCTGCGTCTCCCTCATGGTCGACACAGAGGGCTCTCAGCTTCTCGTCGCTGACCACGGTGGCAGTGCCTCCGTCAAAGCCGAG GATCGGTCTGAATGGTTATTTACAAGTAAAAAAACTGAGAAAGCTCGTCCATCTACAATGCATGTGAACTTTGATAAGTTTTCTGAAG GCATTTTAGTTGGTGATGAGCTTGTCATAGACGGTGGAATGGCAACATTTGTAGTTACAGAGAAGATCAGGAATGATCTGCACTGTAAGTGCACAGACCCAggtttgcttcttcctcgagcCAAGTTGTCATTCTGGAGGGACAGAAAATTAGTTGAAAGGAACTTTGGGCTTCCTACATTGTCGGCAAAG GATTGGGCTGACATAGAATTTGGGATAACTGAAGGAGTCGATTGCATTGCTCTTTCATTTGTAAAAGATGCTAATGACATCAAGCACCTTAAGACTTACCTGTCCAGAAGATCATTAGA ACACATCAAAATATTTGCAAAGATTGAGAGTCTTGAATCTCTCAAGAACCTGAAAGACATCATAGAGGCATCGGATGGAGTTATGGTTGCACGTGGTGATCTTGGAGTTCAGATTCCTCTAGAACAAATCCCAGCCATCCAAGAGGTGATTGTTGAACTATGTAGAAACCTGAACAAGCCTGTGATAGTTGCTTCTCAGCTTCTCGAATCAATGGTTGAATACCCAACACCAACACGTGCAGAG GTGGCAGATGTTTCTGAAGCAGTGCGGCAATACGCTGATGCTATAATGCTATCAGCAGAGTCAGCTATCGGTGCATATCCTGAGAAAGCTCTCTCTGTTCTTCGCGCCGCTAGTGAGAGGATGGAGTCATGGAGCCGTGAGGAAAACATGCAAAGACTTCTTCCACAATATCAGCTTGCCATAGCTCTGCCTGACCGGATTTCGGAGCAAATTTGCACTAGTGCTGTGGAAATGG CAAACAACCTTGCCGTAGATGCCATCTTTGTTTACACAAAGCATGGCCACATGGCGTCACTCCTATCGCGGAACCGGCCCAACCCTCCCATCTTTGCGTTCACTGATGATGCCAATTCGAGAAAGAGCATGAACCTTTACTGGGGAGTAATTCCACTTCAGTTACCGCTATCAAAGAGCATGGATGATAACTTCAAGCAAACCATCAAACTACTGAAGTCCAAGGGTTCAGTGAAACCTGGAGATTCTGTCTTGGTTGTCGCTGACTCAGATCTAAACCAACCTCGTGCTGCTTCATCAGTGTTCCAATCCATTCAGGTTCGGTTAGTGGACTAG
- the LOC100835778 gene encoding transcription factor bHLH25, whose translation MDESSLFMQWAMDTLQHEHQLQHPSLQQLGGSAALKNGGMASSGNTSAVPVATENDSVGSSSVSWNFASAFSRQPGNEATTVPSSRARDVPAADPAASRRASAAAASTGHTSPAARDHIMAERKRREKINRRFIELSTVIPGLKKMDKATILSDAVRYIKEQQEKLRALEDSTATTRSVLVLVKKPCIESPFAAAPTPTTTRSALPEIEVAISESNVMVRIHCEDAKGVLVRLLAQVEGLHLSITHTNVIPFPACTVIITIVAKVDEGFKITTEDIAGKLQSALRLKNLEAAKT comes from the exons ATGGACGAGTCGAGCCTGTTCATGCAGTGGGCAATGGACACGCTGCAGCACGAGCACCAGCTGCAGCACCCGTCGCTCCAACAGCTCGGCGGCTCTGCGGCGTTAAAGAACGGCGGCATGGCCAGCTCCGGAAACACGTCTGCCGTGCCCGTGGCCACGGAGAACGACAGcgtcggcagcagcagcgtgaGCTGGAACTTCGCCTCGGCCTTTTCACGGCAGCCGGGCAACGAAGCCACCACGGTTCCCTCCTCGAGAGCGCGCGACGTGCCGGCCGCGGacccggcggcgtcgaggagagcctccgccgccgccgccagcacggGGCACACGTCGCCGGCCGCGCGTGACCACATCATGGCGGAGCGGAAGCGCCGGGAGAAGATCAACCGGCGCTTCATCGAGCTCTCCACCGTCATCCCCGGCCTCAAAAAG ATGGACAAGGCGACGATTCTTTCGGACGCCGTCAGAtacatcaaggagcagcaggaaAAGCTCAGGGCACTCGAAGACAGCACCGCCACGACCCGGTCCGTACTAGTGCTCGTCAAGAAGCCGTGCATCGAGTCGCCGTTTGCTGCAGCTCCAACTCCGACGACGACCAGGAGCGCGCTGCCGGAGATCGAGGTGGCGATCTCGGAGAGCAACGTGATGGTGAGGATCCACTGCGAGGACGCGAAGGGGGTGCTTGTCAGGTTACTCGCCCAGGTCGAGGGGCTCCACCTTAGCATCACGCACACCAATGTCATCCCGTTCCCGGCTTGTACTGTGATCATAACCATCGTGGCAAAG GTGGACGAGGGCTTCAAGATCACAACGGAGGACATTGCTGGGAAGCTCCAGTCTGCGTTGCGCCTGAAGAATCTTGAAGCCGCAAAGACTTAA